In the genome of Eschrichtius robustus isolate mEscRob2 chromosome 2, mEscRob2.pri, whole genome shotgun sequence, the window GGTGGTGGAGCTGCCGGCGGCTGTGCAGCCCCAGTCCTTCCAGCAGATCCTCAGCTTCTGCTACACGGGCCGGCTGAGCATGAACATGGGCGACCAGTTCCTGCTCATGTACACAGCTGGCTTCCTGCAGATCCAGGAGATCATGGAGAAGGGCACAGAGTTCTTCCTCAAGGTGAGCTCCCCCAGCTGTGACTCCCAGGGCCTGCACGCCGAGGAGGCCCCCTCGTCCGAGCCCCAGAGCCCTGTGGCGCAGACGTCGAGCTGGCCGGCCTGCGGCACCCCACTGCCCCTCGTGTCTCGCGTCAAGACGGAGCAGCAGGAGTCGGACTCCGTGCAGTGCACGCCCGTGGCCAAGCGGCTGTGGGACAGCAGCCAGAAGGAGGCCAGCGGTGGCAGCAGTGGCAACGGCAGCCGCAAAATGGCCAAGTTCTCTGCGCCGGACCTGGCCGCCAACCGGCCGCCCCAGCAGGCCCCGGTGGTGGCGGCGGCACAGCCCACCGGAGtggcggcggggcccggggccGGGCAGCCGGCGGGGGGCGTGGCGGCAGCGGCAGGCGGAGTGGTGAGTGGGCCCAGCACGTCGGAGCGGACCAGCCCGGGCACCTCAAGCGCTTACACCAGCGACAGCCCCGGCTCTTACCAcgaggaggatgaggaggaggacgCGGGCGAGGAGGGCACAGACGAGCAGTACCGACAGATCTGCAATATGTACAccatgtacagcatgatgaacGTCGGCCAGACCGGTGAGGTGCCCCACCACAACCCCAAGCctggccccccgcccccgcccccggccccgcccccaacACACCGCTTTCGCCCCCGACAGCCGAGAAGGTGGAGGCCCTCCCTGAGCAGGTGGCCCCCGAGTCCCGGAATCGCATCCGAGTGCGGCAAGACCTGGCGTCTCTCCCTGCTGAGCTCATCAACCAGATCGGCAACCGCTGCCACCCCAAGCTCTACGATGAGGGTGACCCCTCTGAGAAGCTGGAGCTGGTAACAGGTGGGCTGGCCTCACTTGCTCCCTgaattcccccttcccccaccttgGGCCTCGATGCCCTCTGGGACAGCAGCCTGCAGCACAGTGCTTAGGAGCCGGGCTCAAGGTCCAACCCCAGCCCTGCCGCCCGCTGGCTGTGTCCTGGGGCAGCTCACACCTCTTTGCATTGATATAAATCAAAGACTGGCTTGTAGGTTTCCACCCCGGAGTCTAGTGTAAGCGTGGGCCATCATTGTTGGCCACGTGGGAGTAGATCAGTGGCTTCATAGCGTGGTTTGAGGGTTGATTAAcacggtggttaagaatttgGCCCTCGGACTCAGGGTGCCAGGGTGCGAGCCTCTGCTGCTgttctttctgatgctggtggtttTGTGGGCAAGGGCCTGGCACGTTGGGTGTCCCGTGGACGGTGGCGGCACAGTCTCTGTCCTTTCCTGAGTGTTGAGGAGGACGCTGTAAGTTGAGTGGTGGTGGGGGGCTGGTCTTGGTTGGGCCCAGGCCGGGGCGTGGCCTAGTGGGGAACATGGCTGTTTGCCCCCCACACCCATCATCCTCTGGCTCCGCCCCCCCCTCCAGGCACCAACGTGTACATCACCAGGGCGCAGCTCATGAACTGCCACGTCAGTGCGGGCACGCGGCACAAGGTCCTGCTGCGGCGCCTCCTGGCCTCCTTCTTTGACCGGTGAGGCCCATGCCAGAGCCCCGGTGTGGGGGAGGACGGGGTGCCCCATGCCCCCCCACCACCACAGGGGGCCTgactcccctcccccatacccCTCGCCCAGGAACACGCTGGCCAACAGCTGTGGCACCGGCATCCGCTCTTCCAGTAACAACCCCAGCCGCAAACCGCTGGATAGTCGCGTCCTGCACGCTGTCAAGTGTAAGTGTCCACCTTTCTGGAGTCGGGTTTGGGGGATGGAGGTCTGGGTCAGGCAGGTGGTCCTTTTCTCTGGTGTTGGCCCTGATGGATGGGTAGGTAGGGTTTGGTgttaagaaggattctgaggttCAGTCTAGGCTTGTTGGGAAGAGGGCTGTGATTGGTTAGAGGGTTCTTGGTTAGAGATTTCTTGAGGGGGTGGGTAGGACACTGAAGGAAAGCCACAAAGCCTATGGGAGGGGAGGTCTCAAACTTATGCTGGTCGTCAGAGTGATGAAGTGGCCAGGCCTCAGCCAGTTGTCAGGAGGGAAGTTTAGGTTTTCAAGTGGACTCTCCCAGTTTCTAAATTCTGGTAAATGACCCACATTTTTCAAGAGCACTGGGCCATCCCGCATCAAATCCACACATCCCATATGCATGGCCAAGCTCTGTCAGTCCTGGGCCCACTGATGTGGTTTAGCGTGTTGTCCgcaaggcctcagtttcctcagctccaAGGGGGGGGCGTTCAGGGGTGCCatggttggggggggggcggagatTCAGGAGCAGCGTGGGGGCTGAGTGCctgttgggagggtgggaggcccaGGCCACGCTCGGCATGAGCTACCCATTCTGCCCGCACAGACTACTGCCAGAACTTTGCTCCCAACTTCAAGGAGAGCGAGATGAACGCCATCGCAGCCGACATGTGCACCAATGCCCGCCGCGTTGTGAGGAAGAGCTGGATCCCTAAGGTCAAGCCGCTTATGGCCGAGGGTGACGCCTACACCACCTTCATCAGCTACACGGGCAAGATAGAGCCGGACATGATGGGTGTGGAGCACGGCTTCGAGACGGCCAGCCATGACGGCGAGGCCGGCCCCTCGGCCGAGGAGGCCCTCCAGTAACCCCCACCGGACCCTCCCGCGGGGCTGTCACACTCCCCCTCCTGTCACACCCGCCCGCCATCTTGGTCACGAGCTACTGTCTGTCCTTCCCCAGGACCCGCGGGGGGCACTGCATGCTCCCGGCCCCTCTGCCTCCCCGTCCCACCCCCTGACCCCAATCCGATCGGGGATCCGGGCTGGGAGAGGACGGCAGGTGGTGCGAGGTCTGCGTTGCCTTCTGTAGCACACACTCGTGCACAGTTGGGGGGCTCTTGCTCCCCCTCTCCTAACCCCTAGCAACTGTCTCCCCACTCACCAGGCCAGGCACAGGGAGGGGCTGGCCTGGGGGGCTTGGGAAGACCCCCTTCCCAGGCGCTGGGCCACCTAGCCGGAGCATTCCTCAGCCTCCGCCCACCACTGCAGCCCCTTGGGACTCACAGGGGCCCCGGGTTCTCAGGACCCCTCCCGCCACCACCTCCCAGTGCTTCCACGTTTCCAAAAGCGCCTTCCTGTCTCCCTCGTCTGTCCCTGCGCCTGGGGGCTGGGGTAGGCGAGGCCGTGAGGActgcccattttacagctgaggaaactgaggctcagagaaactcCATGACCGACCTAAGGTGGTGGGCGGTGGCAGGCCCAGCACCCTTCTCTTCCCCCACCTGTGCTCAGCCTCTCTTGCCGCCACCAGCCCCCTGGGGCCTGAGAGGGGCAGGTCCTGAGAGGGGGGCCCTTGGGGGCAGACCGAGGGTCTCTGAGGATAGAAGTTGTTTCCGGGGCTTGCAGAAGCgtgtgggtgtgcatgtgtgtgtgtgcgcgcgtgcgtgtgtaGAAGTTTTGCTTTTAAACAGATGAAGACGTGAGAGGCAGTaggaccaggggtggaacccaggGGAGCAGGCTGGGGGGGTGCTGCtgcctttccctcccttcccccccccccaccccccacggcagggctcccagcccccacccctgtacatactttttaaaacatttttttagctaATGAAATATTGAAGTataagattccttttatttttcaaaccaaCGGGACCGTGTCTGATGTCCCCTTCGGTCCTCGGGGCTGTGGAAGGCAGGACGGAGTGGGGAGCCAGGGGCAGGCTGaatgtgcgcgtgtgtgtggaGTGGGAGCGCGTGTTGCCGGGGGGTGGGGCCCCCAGGCCCCGCTCTGCCTGGGCTCCCGTGGGTCTGGCCGGCTCACACTCAACCCCAGGGCCTCCTCCCAAGGGCTACATTGCAAGGGTGTCCCTGGTTTGTCCAGTTGGCTGAGTCCAGCTCCTGGCAGGGCTGGGTCCGCTTCATGGTTAAAGATTGTTTGCAGAATCTTCTTTTACCATTCCTCTCTTTCTATCCTTGGCCTAGCTCCACGAgtggttttgtggggtttttttgagtTCTACATGTAAACTCGGagggttctttttgttttttttaactctccCCCCTGCACCCCTCCCCACACACGCTGGGTGTCCGTTTCTTTGCAATTTCACATTTTTGTCTCTAGCCCTGGTTCTCACCGCCTCTGTCTCCCCCGCAGTCTGACTAGCCCATTGCTCCCagcagcctctctctctccccaaaggcaaggggattacaggaggtggggtgggggccagCTGGACCACTGGGATCTGACCTGGAGGcctacccccaccccaggagCCCCTGCCAGCCTGCGGAGAGCGGGTCCTTCCTGACATCTGCTTGCTGCCGGCGTGGGGGGCGCGGGGGGGGTCAGTCCAGCGGGGCCCTGGCGCTCTGCTTTCCTGGCCCAGCCCCAGTACCTTAGCCCTCAGCCAGCCCGGAGTGCGTGGGGGGAGTCGACAGCCCCAGCTAAAGCACAAGCACCTTAGTCgcacctcccctgccccctcatcCTGGCCTTGACACCCCACCCCAGCGTAGATCCCAAAGCACAATATCCTGGTTACTTGGCAAGCTGCCGGGCCGACCAAGGCCgaggggtgggctggggctcCAGCCAGACCCCCAAAGGAAGCAGGAGTCCCCAGGCGCTCCCCTCCTTCCAGGCCTTAGCGGGGGCCAGCTCTCTGGGACTGGGgtcttctccctccccacccccttgtcCTGGGCAGGCCCCTGTCCAGCCCCTCCTCGCCTTGTCCTTGGGTGGGGCTTGCCCCGTCCCTCCTCCGAGCCCCTGCAGCACTGGGTTGGGTGGCAGAGCCCTCTTGTTTCAGGGACTCTAGGAGGTTCCCCTGGCTCCCTGGACTGTGTGTATAggtctggggagggggcgggggagaggggctgggcaggggcgcAGGGGAGGAAACTCCTCACCAGGAGAGCCAAAGACAGGGTTGTGCCTTACCCCGGGAGCCACCCCTGCGCCCTCCcgccctgccctccctgctctTGGGCGGCCTGCTGCTTTTCCTGCTTTCCCTTCCCCTGGCCCGACCCTGCCCTGAGCTGCATGGACCCCCCGCCCACCCCTACCCCCCGGGGCAGCCAGGAAGGAACATGAATGGAGGATCACCGACCAACGCAAAAAAGACTATGGGGgccccccctccacctcccccggCCGCCCATTCACCCACGTCTCTTTCACGCAGGACAGACCACCCGCCCTGTCCGCGTGGAGTGCCAAcaccctccctgccctgggccgAGCCCCTCCTCCCCGGGCCCATAAGTGAGATTGCACATTAACTACTGTAAGAAGAGGAGCCGCACTGGGAAATGTGAACCATGAGAATATCAGTGATACTGATGAGGAGAATAAACTAAACGCCTTTGTAACAGCCCTGCTGCAAGCTGCTCACTGGGGGCGCGGGGTGGTGGGCCCAGGAAGGGACGCTGGCTGCACACTAGGGCCCCCCCTCCTTCCGCAGAGCAACATCCCCATTCCCCAGGGCTTCACACTGACAAATGCAGTGGGGGCCCGGCTCAGGGTGTGCTCAGAACGGCCATGCCAAACGTCATGCCTCAGAATGTCGGCCTGAGGGGAGGGCCCTCTTTAGGCGGGAAAACAGCTTCCAGCAGCTCCCAGGTTGCCCCAGTATGTACAAACAACACCCTCCCTAGGCTGTTCCCTCACACGTGTGAGCCCTAAATCCTGCATGGGCGTCCCACGGGAGCCCCTCCAAAGCTAGAAGGGTAGCTGCTCCATGGAATTATGTGTATTACAGACCCACTCGCTGCCCTTCCATGGTATTTGACACTCCCAGCCCCAGAAACGTGTCCTGAACATAAGCCCATACCCTTCGCCCCGTCCCGAGCCACTGCGTCCAGAACGAACACTAAaatcagaagaaggaacactaaAGTCAGGATGGCAAGCCTAAAATCAGCCGGTGGTTGTTTAAAATACctggaagagggacttccctggcggtccagtggttaagactccgcgcttccactgcagatggcacgggttggatccctggtcagggaactaagatcccacatgctgtgcagggtggccaaaaaacaaacaaaactggaaGAGCTGTAGGGTCCTGAGGATATGAGTGGGAAAATGTTCTAACCACCGAAATAGAAAAGATGCAACGTGCCCTAGGGTCCCATTGATTCAGAGATGTCTCAAGTAGTGTGGGAAGACTACTGACAGACCTTAGGGATTCCATCAGATCAAAAGATCTTTGCTGGGGAGGTGGACAAGGGGTTTCATCTCCGCCCAGTCCAGGTCTGACCACCCCATGATGATTGGAGGGAGCTCCAGACTTCCTTGGGGCAGATAATTGAGGGTGACTCAATTCACAGGGTGACTTGGGCATGTTTCAGTAAGACCAGCCCCCTCCGGAGTCCTGAAGCCCAGCTTCAGCCAACAGAAAGCAGGGGTTTGGGGGAGCCAACAGCCTCGTCAACAAAAATCCTCAGGTGACTCTGGTCCAGAGTCACCTCAAGTAACAGGAAGTCTGTCTGTCTTAACATGTAGGCAAGCCGAGGTAGGTGGAAACACTGTCAGACTCCCAGAAGCACATCTTTTTAACCCCAGGAAGACTTAGAACCAAGTGTAGAATGGATCAAGACAACCTGAACCACAGCATTAGTGGTAGtggttttgcatttaaaaaataaggggCGGGGGGcgcagaattccctggcggtccggtggttaggactctacgcttccactgcagggggcctgggttcgatccctgatcggggaattaagatcccaaaagccacatggtgtgaccaaaaaaaaataaagaatctgaACATATTTGGTTCTCTTTGACAAATCAGCCTAATGGAATGACAGACATCCTTGTAACAGCAATTTACAATGTGTAAATGAGCGACTGAGAAGGGTGGGCCTGATGCCTGATTACATAATGCTCAAGATGGAAACATCTAAGACAATAAGTTAAGATTCACAGCACTTACAAGTTTTCCTGGCTTATAGGAATCATTTCTCATACTCAGGAAGGCTCTATGGCAAAGCCCTTAAATTTACAAACGCTTTCTTGTTAGAGTGAAGCATCACAGGGATCGAAGTGACCAGGTGTATGAGGGAGCCCAGTGGTACTCAGAGGCCCCTCGGAAGTGACAGCTCAGTTCCACAGCTAAGGGGCTCACCTACCTACCTTAGACAAAGAACAAGCAAAAGACGTTTAGGGGGAACTTCAAAAACTCAAGAAGAATCAGTGTTTGGAATTTCGATGGTAATAAAATTATCCGTCATGAAATCCAAGAAATAAACCAGAATAGTCTTTTCTGCACCAAATATCAACCATTGAAATCCTtaacacacacatgcgcacacatgcACACTTGGCCCCAGCATGTGCAAGCAGGGGGCTTAGAACAGGAGTTCCCATTCAGGGACAGCCACAAGTTCAGATCAACACATCATATGatacaaatgtatataacaaaggCTGGGATTTTATTTCCAAGTTGACACATGTAGAAGGCACACGGGCAAAGCGATGGCTTTGGGGCACGGgaaggagagatggggaggggcGTGTCTGAGGTCCCCCTACTTCCACCACCCACTAAGCGCACTTGAGACAGAACCAGTGGTGGGGGCTCCCACCCAGGGCCCTGAGGGTCCTACTGGCTCTGGATGAAGCCTTGGGACAGCTCCCCAGGCATGatccccctcctcccagggggCAGGGCTCTGCTGGCCCCcccagctggagggaccagcttCCTGGGGAGGACCAGGA includes:
- the NACC1 gene encoding nucleus accumbens-associated protein 1; translation: MAQTLQMEIPNFGNSILECLNEQRLQGLYCDVSVVVKGHAFKAHRAVLAASSSYFRDLFNSSRSAVVELPAAVQPQSFQQILSFCYTGRLSMNMGDQFLLMYTAGFLQIQEIMEKGTEFFLKVSSPSCDSQGLHAEEAPSSEPQSPVAQTSSWPACGTPLPLVSRVKTEQQESDSVQCTPVAKRLWDSSQKEASGGSSGNGSRKMAKFSAPDLAANRPPQQAPVVAAAQPTGVAAGPGAGQPAGGVAAAAGGVVSGPSTSERTSPGTSSAYTSDSPGSYHEEDEEEDAGEEGTDEQYRQICNMYTMYSMMNVGQTAEKVEALPEQVAPESRNRIRVRQDLASLPAELINQIGNRCHPKLYDEGDPSEKLELVTGTNVYITRAQLMNCHVSAGTRHKVLLRRLLASFFDRNTLANSCGTGIRSSSNNPSRKPLDSRVLHAVKYYCQNFAPNFKESEMNAIAADMCTNARRVVRKSWIPKVKPLMAEGDAYTTFISYTGKIEPDMMGVEHGFETASHDGEAGPSAEEALQ